In the genome of Sphingomonas naphthae, one region contains:
- a CDS encoding phage portal protein: MGEAFAAVAPQAAARRARAHADRALAVAQQRYVDSWSRNDPAARRLERSKDKPHSRDDRARIRDLMVSNPFGVKMLSSLLNDLIGWGITGIPKANKRIVADWKAWIAVCDHDEVLDLYGLQELIARTLLVDGEVFIIRLIDKKAPGNPLRLQVNDADMLDTTLGAGFLGGRVRDGVEYDSHHRPVAYHFRTSREAGNFGGTQRIPAEHVIHLFRRDEPGRRRGRSFFEAILDPIEEIDGYLEAETMRKRIEACFAGFITPAEGDDGDVGAVQRGADGDFDTESLAPGMLTRLRPGETIAFGEPKALGGMGEFMKWGGLRVAAGSAGTTYEDATGDLSNVNFSSFKAGALNKKRFVGRLQYLHLIPRCLDVIWSWWCEAHDMTGRGPGIARATIEWTPPPFESIDRLKEANADAAEIANRTNSRRKIVTAAGYGYDELQDEIAADRKADEARGLPEPAQPGAPAADAPVRKDDEDA; encoded by the coding sequence ATGGGTGAAGCCTTCGCGGCGGTGGCCCCCCAGGCCGCCGCCCGGCGGGCGCGCGCACATGCCGACCGCGCCCTTGCGGTGGCGCAGCAGCGGTATGTCGATAGCTGGTCGCGAAACGATCCCGCCGCGCGGCGGCTTGAGCGGAGCAAAGACAAGCCCCACTCCCGCGATGACCGCGCGCGGATTCGCGATCTGATGGTGTCGAACCCATTCGGGGTGAAGATGCTGTCGTCGCTGCTGAATGACCTAATCGGCTGGGGGATCACGGGCATCCCGAAGGCGAACAAGCGGATCGTCGCTGATTGGAAGGCATGGATCGCCGTTTGCGATCACGACGAGGTCCTGGATCTCTACGGCCTGCAAGAGTTGATCGCCCGCACGCTGCTCGTCGACGGCGAGGTGTTCATCATACGCCTGATCGACAAGAAGGCGCCCGGCAACCCTCTGCGCCTTCAGGTCAACGATGCCGATATGCTCGACACCACTTTGGGCGCGGGCTTCCTCGGCGGGCGCGTCCGTGACGGCGTGGAGTACGACAGCCATCATCGCCCGGTAGCGTACCATTTCCGCACGAGCCGGGAGGCCGGCAATTTCGGTGGTACGCAGCGGATCCCGGCAGAGCACGTCATTCACCTTTTTCGCCGAGATGAGCCGGGCCGCCGGCGGGGCCGTAGCTTCTTCGAGGCAATCCTTGATCCCATCGAGGAGATCGACGGTTATCTCGAGGCCGAGACGATGCGAAAGCGCATCGAGGCTTGCTTCGCGGGCTTCATCACGCCGGCCGAGGGTGATGATGGCGATGTCGGCGCCGTGCAGCGTGGCGCCGATGGAGACTTCGACACAGAGAGCCTGGCGCCCGGGATGCTAACCCGCCTTCGGCCCGGCGAGACGATTGCTTTCGGAGAGCCCAAGGCGCTTGGCGGCATGGGCGAATTCATGAAGTGGGGCGGCCTGCGCGTGGCCGCTGGTAGCGCCGGCACGACCTATGAGGACGCGACCGGCGACCTCTCAAACGTGAATTTCAGCAGCTTCAAGGCTGGCGCGCTCAACAAGAAGCGGTTCGTCGGCCGGCTGCAGTATCTGCACCTCATCCCTCGCTGTCTGGACGTGATCTGGTCCTGGTGGTGCGAGGCGCACGATATGACGGGGCGAGGTCCCGGGATTGCGCGGGCAACCATCGAGTGGACGCCCCCGCCTTTCGAATCGATCGACCGGCTCAAGGAGGCGAACGCCGACGCGGCCGAGATTGCGAACCGCACGAACAGCCGCCGCAAGATCGTGACCGCCGCGGGCTATGGTTACGACGAACTGCAGGACGAGATTGCCGCTGACCGCAAGGCAGATGAGGCGCGCGGCCTACCCGAGCCGGCCCAGCCCGGTGCTCCGGCAGCCGATGCGCCGGTGCGAAAGGATGACGAAGATGCCTGA
- a CDS encoding phage head-tail joining protein, with translation MAYNQADLDALSSAITGGIQEVTYADGRKIRYQSLADMRALRNDMKAEVAAAASQISPRRRVTRVVFGR, from the coding sequence ATGGCCTACAATCAAGCCGACCTCGATGCTTTGAGCTCTGCCATCACTGGCGGCATCCAAGAGGTCACTTACGCCGACGGCCGCAAGATTCGCTACCAAAGCCTCGCCGATATGCGGGCCTTGCGCAATGATATGAAGGCGGAGGTCGCGGCGGCGGCAAGCCAGATTTCGCCCCGCCGACGTGTCACCCGCGTAGTGTTCGGCCGCTGA